A window of the Acidovorax sp. YS12 genome harbors these coding sequences:
- a CDS encoding sensor histidine kinase: protein MNAAAPSRPGSGGSLRLRLLAGTLAWMLLTVALAGWGLRALFQEHITQQLQAQLVMQLDHLSGAVDWDADARLRLAPMAADARLNQPLSGLYWQIDRLGAQPQAALARSRSLWDQTLALPPAPRATPGDQVLALRDTQGHDLLAVARTLQLPDDDAPPLRLAVAADTALVAEPLQRFTRMLLLALGMLALGLAVAVAVQLQLALRPLQQLRARLAAVRGGQAAQLEGRFPQELQPLVNEFNHVLAENADMVQRARTQAGNLAHAVHTPLSILANAAAQDGGPLAQLVGEQVASARRQVDWHLARARAAAAVRATGLRTPVLAPVQALLRTMARLHEARGVRFTLAAQAHDGAFRGEAQDLYELLGNLIDNAGKWARARVVVDVRREGAQLCFTVDDDGPGIPEAQRERMFQRGVQLDEQRPGAGLGLDIVRALAETYGGSVQALASPLGGARLRLCLPACD, encoded by the coding sequence ATGAACGCGGCGGCGCCCTCCCGCCCCGGCAGCGGCGGCTCGCTGCGCCTGCGCCTGCTGGCGGGCACGCTGGCCTGGATGCTGCTCACCGTCGCCCTGGCAGGCTGGGGGCTGCGCGCGCTGTTCCAGGAGCACATCACCCAGCAGCTGCAGGCGCAGCTGGTGATGCAGCTCGACCACCTCAGCGGCGCCGTGGACTGGGACGCGGACGCGCGCCTGCGCCTGGCCCCCATGGCGGCCGATGCGCGGCTGAACCAGCCCCTGTCGGGCCTGTACTGGCAGATCGACCGGCTGGGCGCACAGCCCCAGGCGGCGCTGGCGCGCTCGCGCTCGCTCTGGGACCAGACCCTGGCCCTGCCCCCAGCCCCGCGCGCCACGCCGGGCGACCAGGTGCTGGCGCTGCGCGATACCCAGGGCCACGACCTGCTGGCCGTGGCGCGCACCCTGCAACTGCCCGACGACGACGCGCCGCCGCTGCGCCTGGCGGTGGCGGCCGACACGGCGCTGGTGGCCGAGCCCCTGCAGCGCTTCACCCGCATGCTGCTGCTGGCGCTGGGCATGCTGGCGCTGGGGCTGGCCGTGGCCGTGGCAGTACAACTGCAGCTCGCGCTGCGCCCGCTGCAGCAGCTGCGCGCGCGCCTGGCGGCGGTGCGCGGCGGCCAGGCGGCGCAGCTGGAGGGGCGCTTTCCGCAGGAGCTGCAGCCGCTGGTGAACGAGTTCAACCACGTGCTGGCGGAAAACGCCGACATGGTGCAGCGCGCCCGCACCCAGGCGGGCAACCTGGCGCATGCCGTGCACACGCCGCTGTCCATCCTGGCCAATGCCGCCGCGCAAGACGGCGGCCCGCTGGCGCAGCTGGTGGGCGAACAGGTGGCCAGCGCGCGCCGCCAGGTGGACTGGCACCTGGCGCGCGCGCGCGCCGCCGCCGCCGTGCGCGCCACCGGGCTGCGCACGCCGGTACTGGCGCCCGTGCAGGCGCTGCTGCGCACCATGGCGCGGCTGCACGAGGCGCGCGGCGTGCGCTTCACGCTGGCCGCCCAGGCACACGACGGCGCCTTTCGCGGCGAGGCGCAGGACCTGTACGAACTGCTGGGCAACCTGATCGACAACGCCGGCAAATGGGCGCGTGCGCGCGTGGTGGTGGACGTGCGGCGCGAGGGCGCGCAACTGTGCTTCACCGTGGACGACGACGGCCCCGGCATTCCCGAGGCGCAGCGCGAACGCATGTTCCAGCGCGGCGTGCAGCTCGACGAACAGCGCCCCGGCGCCGGCCTGGGGCTGGACATCGTGCGCGCACTGGCCGAGACCTATGGCGGCAGCGTGCAGGCACTGGCCTCGCCCCTGGGCGGCGCGCGGCTGCGCCTGTGCCTGCCGGCCTGTGACTGA
- a CDS encoding TetR/AcrR family transcriptional regulator gives MNSPAKYLSAEARRAATVEAVIQLAAQTPPSEITTTAIAQHMGVTQGALFKHFPTKEAILEAVMVWVAERLLSRVDEAAQAAQALGGALAALEAVFLAHVDFVVEHPGVPRMLFGELQRSEMTAPKRVVQTLLGHYGARLQQWLAEGQAQGQVSGTLDCATAVTLFIGSIQGLVMQSMLAGDVLHMRRQAAQVFALYRRAVTAVPAGDAP, from the coding sequence ATGAACTCACCTGCCAAATACCTGTCGGCCGAAGCGCGCCGGGCTGCGACGGTCGAGGCGGTCATCCAACTGGCTGCGCAGACGCCTCCGAGCGAAATCACCACCACGGCCATTGCCCAGCACATGGGCGTGACACAAGGTGCTTTGTTCAAGCATTTCCCTACCAAGGAGGCGATCCTCGAGGCCGTCATGGTCTGGGTCGCCGAGCGCCTGCTCAGCCGGGTGGACGAGGCCGCGCAAGCCGCCCAGGCCCTTGGGGGGGCGTTGGCGGCGCTGGAGGCCGTGTTCCTCGCGCACGTAGACTTCGTGGTGGAGCATCCTGGCGTACCGCGCATGCTGTTCGGTGAACTGCAGCGCAGTGAAATGACCGCCCCCAAGCGCGTGGTGCAAACGCTGCTGGGCCACTACGGCGCACGCCTGCAGCAATGGCTGGCCGAAGGCCAGGCCCAGGGCCAGGTCTCTGGCACCCTGGACTGCGCTACCGCCGTCACGCTCTTCATTGGCTCCATCCAGGGCCTTGTCATGCAATCGATGCTGGCTGGCGACGTCCTGCACATGCGCCGGCAGGCGGCGCAGGTATTCGCGTTGTACCGACGCGCCGTTACTGCGGTTCCGGCAGGAGATGCACCATGA
- a CDS encoding helix-turn-helix transcriptional regulator, producing the protein MPNHAPPRAPSGASVPPVDALTPHLFEPTARRPLRAKARYLPADTHVLPHSHAWAQVALSTEGVVRLTAARGTYIVPPSRALWIPPGVEHAVTMVDAAHLHTLYLYQPRGRSGPGGTGAPGPAWQQCRVLEVSALLHALVRALDTTPDSASPPAPEALRRERHISALVLDELRRARAVPLGVALPRDKRLRQLCEAVLDDPTRHATLQGWAQDSGASPRTVARLFRQELGSSFTQWRQQVVLAKAVALAAARTPMGQIAAELGYNPSAFSAMVRRTVGVPPGRFLGQQPVEAVVDASP; encoded by the coding sequence ATGCCAAACCATGCACCGCCCCGCGCGCCGTCGGGCGCCAGCGTCCCGCCGGTGGACGCGCTCACGCCCCACCTGTTCGAGCCCACCGCGCGCCGCCCGCTGCGCGCCAAGGCGCGCTACCTGCCGGCGGACACGCACGTGCTGCCCCACAGCCATGCCTGGGCGCAGGTGGCGCTGTCCACCGAGGGCGTGGTGCGGCTCACCGCCGCGCGCGGCACGTACATCGTGCCGCCTTCGCGCGCGCTGTGGATTCCGCCCGGCGTGGAGCACGCGGTGACCATGGTGGACGCGGCGCACCTGCACACGCTGTACCTGTACCAGCCGCGCGGGCGCAGCGGGCCGGGCGGCACCGGCGCGCCCGGACCTGCCTGGCAGCAGTGCCGGGTGCTGGAAGTGTCGGCGCTGCTGCACGCGCTGGTGCGCGCCCTCGACACCACGCCCGACAGCGCCAGCCCGCCCGCGCCCGAGGCGCTGCGGCGCGAGCGCCACATCAGCGCCCTGGTGCTCGACGAACTGCGCCGCGCCCGCGCCGTGCCCCTGGGCGTGGCGCTGCCGCGCGACAAGCGCCTGCGCCAGCTGTGCGAGGCAGTGCTGGACGACCCCACGCGCCACGCCACGCTGCAGGGCTGGGCGCAGGACTCGGGCGCCAGCCCGCGCACCGTGGCCCGGCTGTTCCGCCAGGAACTGGGCAGCAGCTTCACCCAATGGCGCCAGCAGGTGGTGCTGGCCAAGGCCGTGGCCCTGGCGGCGGCGCGCACGCCCATGGGCCAGATCGCGGCCGAGCTGGGCTACAACCCCAGCGCCTTCAGCGCCATGGTGCGCCGCACGGTGGGCGTGCCGCCGGGGCGCTTCCTGGGGCAGCAGCCGGTGGAGGCGGTGGTGGATGCATCGCCCTGA
- a CDS encoding GNAT family N-acetyltransferase, whose protein sequence is MNALPRPLAAADLPGLLAVQQACYGAAFAESADVFVRRLASPAQCSLVIAQAGQVVAYLAAYRSCLGKVTPLHGDFAACAAPDTLYLHDMAVLPRCAGQGLARALLMPLWARARAEGLRHSALVSVQGSQGYWERQGYVPRAVPDARQRQHLASYGEGAVYMARALAAP, encoded by the coding sequence ATGAACGCCCTGCCCCGCCCCCTGGCGGCGGCGGACCTGCCCGGCCTGCTGGCGGTGCAGCAGGCATGCTACGGCGCGGCGTTCGCCGAAAGCGCAGACGTCTTCGTGCGCCGCCTGGCCAGCCCGGCGCAGTGCTCGCTGGTGATCGCGCAGGCGGGCCAGGTCGTGGCCTACCTGGCGGCGTACCGCTCCTGCCTGGGCAAGGTCACGCCGCTGCACGGCGATTTCGCGGCCTGCGCGGCCCCCGACACGCTGTACCTGCACGACATGGCCGTGCTGCCCCGCTGTGCCGGCCAGGGCCTGGCCCGCGCGCTGTTGATGCCCCTGTGGGCGCGCGCCCGGGCCGAGGGCCTGCGCCACAGCGCGCTGGTGTCCGTGCAGGGCTCGCAAGGCTACTGGGAGCGCCAGGGCTACGTCCCGCGGGCCGTGCCCGATGCGCGCCAGCGCCAGCACCTGGCCAGCTATGGCGAAGGCGCGGTCTACATGGCGCGCGCGCTGGCGGCGCCATAG
- a CDS encoding efflux transporter outer membrane subunit, protein MRPPVPVVSLPLGGAHVRILTMALGCLLAAWLTGCVSSRQEAAPPAAVAPDDAPAPWSDGPRQRAATPPRVAGLALPGPWWESLQSPALSALIAQAQAASPTLAAAEAALRQAEALQNAQAAITAQPQFDATVGAQRQHTSPAALGQSGEGRSFSLYSAGLQVRYLFDLSGASQHTLQALAARTEWRRHEQTAARQALAGQIAATAIARARWAAQVEATHTLAQQQQAQADIAQARLRLGQATPDEALALQAQAAQTRASLPPLRQQMQQAEHVLAVLAGQPPGMQPLHAFALGDFTLPAQLPLRVPSQLVRQRPDIQASEALLHAAHAEHGATVARRYPQLQLSANLGSQALTSGALFGAGAAVWALGGQLAQPLFNPAQQGQEAAALAALQAASGQYQSVVLQALRQVADALGALDHGAQALQSLREADSAAEGSARTVQRRYALGAASYVQLVQAQQQVTQTALLLAQAQAQQLADCVALYQALGTP, encoded by the coding sequence ATGCGTCCTCCTGTCCCCGTCGTGTCGCTCCCTTTGGGGGGCGCCCATGTCCGCATTCTCACCATGGCCCTGGGCTGCCTGCTGGCGGCATGGCTGACGGGCTGCGTCAGCAGCCGCCAGGAGGCGGCCCCTCCTGCCGCCGTGGCACCCGATGATGCTCCGGCACCCTGGAGCGACGGCCCGCGTCAGCGGGCCGCTACGCCCCCGCGCGTCGCGGGACTGGCACTGCCCGGCCCCTGGTGGGAAAGCCTGCAGTCGCCAGCGCTGAGCGCACTGATCGCCCAGGCCCAGGCCGCCAGCCCCACGCTGGCCGCCGCCGAGGCGGCGCTGCGCCAGGCCGAGGCCCTGCAGAACGCCCAAGCGGCCATCACCGCGCAGCCCCAGTTCGACGCCACCGTCGGCGCGCAGCGCCAGCACACCTCCCCTGCTGCCCTGGGGCAAAGTGGCGAGGGCCGCAGTTTCAGCCTGTACAGCGCGGGCCTGCAGGTGCGCTACCTGTTTGACCTGTCGGGTGCCAGCCAGCACACGCTCCAGGCCCTCGCGGCGCGCACCGAATGGCGCCGCCACGAGCAGACCGCCGCGCGGCAGGCCCTTGCCGGCCAGATTGCCGCCACCGCCATCGCGCGGGCGCGCTGGGCGGCGCAGGTCGAGGCTACGCACACCCTCGCGCAGCAACAGCAGGCCCAGGCGGACATCGCCCAGGCGCGCTTGCGCCTGGGCCAGGCCACGCCCGACGAAGCCCTGGCACTGCAGGCCCAGGCTGCACAAACCCGTGCCAGCCTGCCTCCGCTGCGCCAGCAGATGCAGCAGGCCGAGCACGTGCTGGCCGTGCTGGCAGGCCAGCCCCCCGGCATGCAGCCCCTGCATGCTTTCGCGTTGGGCGACTTCACCCTGCCGGCGCAATTGCCGCTGCGTGTGCCCTCGCAGCTGGTACGCCAGCGGCCAGACATCCAGGCCAGCGAGGCGCTGTTGCACGCCGCCCACGCCGAGCACGGCGCCACCGTGGCACGACGCTACCCGCAGCTGCAGCTGAGCGCCAACCTGGGCAGCCAGGCCCTGACCAGTGGCGCTCTGTTTGGTGCGGGCGCGGCGGTGTGGGCGCTGGGCGGGCAACTGGCGCAGCCGCTTTTCAATCCGGCGCAGCAGGGCCAGGAGGCGGCGGCGCTGGCTGCGCTGCAAGCGGCCAGCGGCCAGTACCAGAGTGTGGTGCTGCAGGCATTGCGCCAGGTGGCCGACGCCCTGGGTGCCCTGGACCACGGCGCGCAGGCCCTGCAGTCCCTGCGCGAAGCCGATTCGGCAGCCGAGGGTTCCGCGCGCACCGTGCAGCGCCGCTACGCCCTGGGTGCGGCCAGCTACGTACAACTGGTGCAAGCCCAGCAGCAGGTGACGCAAACCGCCCTGCTGCTGGCCCAGGCCCAAGCGCAGCAGCTGGCCGACTGCGTGGCGTTGTACCAGGCCTTGGGCACGCCTTGA
- a CDS encoding flavin reductase family protein → MSTTAPAIHSYQPRQGHGLPHDPFNAIVGPRPIGWISTCDAQGAANLAPYSFFNAFNYVPPIVGFASIGYKDTVRNVQATGEFVWNLATRDLAEAMNTTCAAVPPEVDEFVLAGLTPRASTLVRPPRVAESPVTFECRCTQVQQLHGADGAAVDTWLVLGEVVAVHINKALLRDGIYDTASAGHILRAGGPADYFTVGPEQLFRMHRPR, encoded by the coding sequence ATGAGCACCACCGCCCCCGCCATCCACAGCTACCAGCCCCGCCAGGGCCACGGCCTGCCGCACGATCCGTTCAACGCCATCGTGGGGCCGCGCCCCATCGGCTGGATCTCCACCTGCGACGCGCAGGGCGCGGCCAACCTGGCGCCCTACAGTTTCTTCAACGCCTTCAACTACGTGCCGCCCATCGTGGGCTTCGCCAGCATCGGCTACAAGGACACGGTGCGCAACGTGCAGGCCACGGGCGAGTTCGTGTGGAACCTGGCCACGCGCGACCTGGCCGAGGCGATGAACACCACCTGCGCCGCCGTGCCGCCCGAGGTGGACGAGTTCGTGCTGGCCGGCCTCACGCCGCGGGCCTCCACGCTGGTGCGCCCGCCGCGCGTAGCCGAGAGCCCCGTCACCTTCGAGTGCCGCTGCACGCAGGTGCAGCAACTGCATGGCGCGGACGGCGCGGCGGTGGACACCTGGCTGGTGCTGGGCGAGGTGGTGGCGGTGCACATTAACAAGGCGCTGCTCAGGGACGGCATCTACGACACCGCCAGCGCCGGCCACATCCTGCGCGCGGGCGGGCCGGCGGACTATTTCACGGTCGGGCCGGAGCAGCTCTTCAGGATGCATCGGCCCCGGTGA
- a CDS encoding MFS transporter: MPTIAAMTTSAPLPALRQDARTIGLIGLAHGSSHFFHMLLPPLFPFLIAEFGYSYSQLGLLLSVFFIVSGVGQALAGFLVDRVGARPVLFGALGSFVASGLVAGSAGGYPGLVLAAVLAGLGNAPFHPVDFTILNKRVSPQRLGHGFAVHGISGNLGWATAPVFMAGIATATGSWRVACLSGAALALLVLATMVWHRDALDDRQGAAAGPGGKAAPATVPEHPLAFLRLPSVWLCFSFFFWSTCSLSAIQSFASPALQQMYAMPLSLTAMVVTGYMLCSAAGMVVGGFIVGRVARLEKTISACLLASAVLLLLVALGWLPGAAALALVALAGTGIGIAGPSRDMLIKRAAPPGATGRVYGTVYSGLDLGFAVAAPLFGALLDRGQTAAIFYGSALALVLGVASAGLVGAGVAARAARPVGASA, from the coding sequence ATGCCTACCATCGCTGCCATGACGACATCCGCTCCCCTGCCTGCCTTGCGCCAGGACGCGCGCACCATCGGCCTCATCGGCCTGGCGCACGGCTCCTCGCACTTCTTCCACATGCTGCTGCCGCCGCTGTTCCCGTTCCTGATCGCGGAGTTCGGCTACAGCTACTCGCAACTGGGGCTGCTGCTCTCGGTGTTCTTCATCGTCTCCGGCGTGGGCCAGGCGCTGGCGGGCTTTCTGGTGGACCGGGTGGGCGCGCGCCCGGTGCTGTTCGGCGCGCTGGGCAGCTTCGTGGCCTCGGGCCTGGTCGCGGGCAGCGCTGGCGGTTACCCCGGGCTGGTGCTGGCGGCGGTACTGGCGGGGCTGGGCAACGCGCCGTTCCACCCGGTGGACTTCACCATCCTGAACAAGCGCGTGTCGCCGCAGCGCCTGGGCCACGGCTTCGCGGTGCACGGCATCTCGGGCAACCTGGGCTGGGCCACGGCGCCGGTGTTCATGGCGGGCATTGCCACGGCCACGGGCTCGTGGCGCGTGGCCTGCCTGAGCGGCGCGGCCCTGGCCCTGCTGGTCCTGGCCACCATGGTGTGGCACCGCGACGCGCTCGACGACCGCCAGGGCGCGGCCGCCGGGCCGGGCGGCAAGGCCGCGCCCGCCACGGTGCCCGAGCATCCGCTGGCTTTTCTCCGGCTGCCGTCGGTGTGGCTGTGCTTTTCCTTCTTCTTCTGGAGCACCTGCTCGCTGAGCGCCATCCAGAGCTTCGCCAGCCCGGCGCTGCAGCAGATGTACGCCATGCCGCTGTCGCTGACGGCCATGGTGGTCACGGGCTACATGCTGTGCAGCGCCGCCGGCATGGTGGTGGGCGGCTTCATCGTGGGGCGCGTGGCGCGGCTGGAGAAGACCATCAGCGCCTGCCTGCTGGCCTCGGCGGTGCTGCTGCTGCTGGTGGCCCTGGGCTGGCTGCCGGGCGCGGCGGCCCTGGCGCTGGTGGCCCTGGCGGGGACGGGCATCGGCATCGCCGGCCCGTCGCGCGACATGCTCATCAAGCGCGCTGCGCCGCCGGGCGCCACGGGGCGCGTGTACGGCACGGTCTACTCGGGGCTGGACCTGGGCTTTGCCGTGGCGGCACCGCTGTTCGGCGCGCTGCTCGACCGGGGGCAGACCGCCGCCATCTTCTACGGCTCGGCCCTGGCGCTGGTGCTGGGCGTGGCCTCGGCGGGGCTCGTGGGCGCCGGCGTGGCGGCGCGTGCGGCAAGGCCCGTGGGGGCTTCGGCCTGA
- a CDS encoding ABC transporter ATP-binding protein, whose translation MAMTEPHHGIHIQGLSKRYGSGDTAVLALKDVNMQVAPGEVVGLIGPSGSGKSSLLKCLGAVTDPTAGRMTLGGQTIYDNGWQVRDLRALRRDKIGFVFQAPYLIPFLDVTDNVALLPMLAGLPNGQARARALELLRALDVQHRARAMPAQLSGGEQQRVAIARGLVNRPPVILADEPTAPLDSERALAVMRILGEMARTYHTAIVVVTHDEKIIPTFRRLYHIRDGVTHEEAGQARPLA comes from the coding sequence ATGGCCATGACAGAGCCGCACCACGGCATCCACATACAGGGCCTGTCCAAGCGCTATGGCAGCGGCGATACCGCGGTGCTCGCGCTCAAGGACGTCAACATGCAGGTCGCCCCCGGCGAGGTGGTGGGCCTGATCGGGCCCTCGGGCTCGGGCAAGAGCTCGCTGCTCAAATGCCTGGGCGCCGTCACCGACCCCACTGCGGGCCGCATGACGCTGGGCGGCCAGACCATCTACGACAACGGGTGGCAGGTGCGTGATCTGCGTGCGTTGCGGCGCGACAAAATCGGCTTCGTCTTTCAGGCACCGTACCTGATTCCGTTCCTGGACGTGACCGATAACGTCGCTCTGTTGCCCATGCTGGCCGGCCTGCCCAACGGCCAGGCGCGTGCGCGGGCGCTGGAGCTGCTGCGTGCGCTGGACGTGCAGCACCGCGCGCGCGCCATGCCCGCGCAGCTGTCAGGCGGCGAGCAGCAACGCGTGGCCATCGCCAGGGGGCTGGTCAACCGCCCGCCCGTGATCCTGGCCGACGAACCCACGGCGCCACTGGATTCGGAGCGCGCGCTCGCGGTGATGCGCATCCTGGGCGAGATGGCGCGCACTTACCACACCGCCATCGTCGTCGTCACCCACGACGAAAAAATCATCCCGACGTTCCGGCGGCTGTACCACATCCGCGACGGGGTCACGCACGAAGAGGCGGGCCAAGCCCGGCCTTTGGCTTAA
- a CDS encoding efflux RND transporter periplasmic adaptor subunit has protein sequence MKFPALQRRTLALAALLLPLAALLGYVALRSGPLAPVAVTEAEVRGQVLRPALFGIGTVEARQTYRIGPTAAGRLQHLAVDVGDAVRAGQILGSMDPVDLDERIRAQEAARKRADAAVREASARQAFAAAQAQRYTQLEAARSTSEETVLLKRQELAVADAALAAVREEAARVQADTAALRSQRSHLRLLAPADGVVTLRDAEPGSTVLAGQAVLEVVAPHSLWVHLRIDQASAAGLAAGLPAQVHLRSHPGAPLPGRVLRVEPKADAVTEETLAKVVFTQLPTPLPPLGELAEVTVDLPALPATPVVPNAALQRLGAQRGVWRYGPGGLDFTPVTTGRADLNGNVQVLQGLEEGARIIVYSEKALTPRSRVRVEPQLAKATP, from the coding sequence ATGAAATTTCCAGCCCTGCAACGGCGCACATTGGCGCTGGCAGCCCTGCTGCTGCCCCTGGCCGCGCTGCTGGGCTATGTGGCCCTGCGCTCGGGGCCCCTGGCTCCCGTGGCCGTCACCGAAGCCGAGGTACGCGGCCAGGTGCTGCGGCCCGCGCTGTTCGGCATCGGCACCGTGGAGGCGCGGCAGACATACCGCATCGGCCCCACCGCAGCAGGGCGGCTGCAGCACCTGGCCGTGGACGTGGGTGACGCCGTGCGCGCAGGCCAGATCCTGGGTTCGATGGACCCTGTGGATCTGGACGAACGCATCCGCGCCCAGGAAGCGGCGCGCAAACGCGCCGACGCGGCCGTGCGCGAGGCCAGCGCCCGCCAGGCATTCGCTGCAGCCCAGGCGCAGCGCTACACCCAACTGGAGGCCGCGCGCTCGACCAGCGAAGAGACCGTGCTGCTCAAGCGCCAGGAGCTGGCCGTGGCCGATGCCGCCCTGGCTGCCGTGCGCGAGGAGGCCGCCCGGGTGCAGGCGGATACGGCTGCCCTGCGCAGCCAGCGCAGCCACCTGCGCCTGCTGGCACCGGCGGACGGCGTGGTGACCTTGCGCGACGCGGAGCCTGGCAGCACCGTGCTGGCAGGCCAGGCTGTTCTGGAAGTAGTGGCGCCGCACAGCCTGTGGGTCCATCTGCGCATCGACCAGGCCAGCGCCGCGGGCCTTGCCGCGGGCCTGCCGGCGCAAGTGCATCTGCGCTCGCACCCCGGTGCACCGTTGCCCGGGCGGGTGCTGCGCGTGGAGCCCAAGGCGGACGCCGTGACGGAGGAAACGCTGGCCAAGGTGGTTTTCACGCAACTGCCCACGCCTTTGCCACCGTTGGGTGAGCTGGCCGAGGTCACGGTCGACCTGCCTGCGCTGCCGGCTACGCCAGTGGTGCCCAATGCCGCCCTCCAGCGGCTTGGTGCGCAGCGGGGGGTATGGCGCTATGGCCCGGGCGGCCTGGACTTCACCCCGGTCACCACGGGACGCGCTGACCTGAATGGCAACGTGCAGGTACTGCAGGGTCTGGAGGAGGGCGCCCGCATCATCGTTTACAGCGAAAAAGCACTGACTCCGCGCAGCCGCGTGCGCGTGGAGCCCCAACTGGCCAAGGCCACGCCATGA
- a CDS encoding riboflavin synthase subunit alpha, which yields MFTGIVQATATIAAIHDRAGLRTFTLDFPEGFCHQLAIGASVATDGVCLTVTEILSPTQACFDVMLQSLNITTLGSYREGGRVNVERAAKDGAEIGGHPLSGHVDFTGTLVERRELENNLVWRVAVPEAFRRYVFAKGYIALHGASLTVAEVNRAEGWFEVWLIPETRRATVFEDVPVGGCLNIEIERSTQVVVDTVREAVQESLGRLAPVLEALLQEKGLSLDDYLPRPQLPR from the coding sequence ATGTTCACAGGCATCGTCCAAGCCACGGCCACCATCGCCGCCATCCACGACCGCGCGGGCCTGCGCACCTTCACGCTCGACTTTCCCGAGGGCTTCTGCCATCAGCTCGCCATCGGCGCCAGCGTGGCGACGGACGGCGTGTGCCTGACGGTGACCGAGATCCTCTCGCCCACGCAGGCCTGCTTCGACGTGATGCTGCAAAGCCTCAACATCACCACGCTGGGCAGCTACCGTGAGGGTGGCCGCGTGAACGTGGAGCGCGCCGCCAAGGACGGCGCCGAGATCGGCGGCCACCCGCTGTCGGGCCACGTGGATTTCACCGGCACGCTCGTGGAGCGCCGCGAACTGGAGAACAACCTCGTCTGGCGCGTGGCCGTGCCCGAGGCGTTCCGCCGCTACGTGTTCGCCAAGGGCTACATCGCCCTGCACGGCGCCAGCCTCACCGTGGCCGAGGTGAACCGCGCCGAGGGCTGGTTCGAGGTCTGGCTCATCCCAGAGACGCGCCGCGCCACGGTGTTCGAGGACGTACCGGTGGGTGGCTGCCTGAACATCGAGATCGAGCGCAGCACGCAGGTGGTGGTGGACACGGTGCGCGAGGCCGTGCAAGAAAGCCTGGGCCGCCTGGCCCCGGTGCTCGAAGCCTTGCTGCAGGAAAAAGGCCTGTCGCTGGACGACTACCTGCCGCGCCCGCAACTGCCCCGATGA
- a CDS encoding ABC transporter permease — protein MISLAGRDILHSWGKFVFTGVGLGLLIGVTLVMAGVYRGMVDDGQALLDNSGADLWVVQQHTQGPYAESSSLSDDAYRTLRGIEGVAEAANVTYFTMQVRRDTPVQKDVRAMVVGITPGAGWGAPGHPPALVAGRHITRGHYEAVADMASGVALGEQLTIRRNQYTVVGLTRRMVSSSGDPMVFIPLKDAQQAQFLKDNDAIHRQRQRTAANPAFNRPGVPGLREAIDASQTSSSTVNAVLLRLAPGADAQAVADTVRRYVRLGVYTRAQMQEILVSKLIATSARQIGMFLAILALVSAAIVAFIIYSLTMDKIREIAVLKLIGTKNRTIAAMILQQALALGLIGFAVGKVSATFAAPFFPKYVLLVPQDSLAGFFAVQALCALASVIAIRVALRIDPAEAIGG, from the coding sequence ATGATTTCCCTCGCGGGCCGCGACATTCTGCACAGCTGGGGCAAGTTTGTCTTCACGGGGGTGGGCCTGGGGCTGCTCATCGGCGTCACGCTGGTCATGGCGGGGGTGTACCGGGGCATGGTTGACGACGGCCAGGCCTTGCTGGACAACAGCGGCGCCGACCTGTGGGTGGTGCAGCAGCATACGCAGGGGCCGTACGCTGAATCCTCCAGCCTGAGCGACGATGCCTACCGCACGCTGCGCGGCATCGAGGGCGTGGCCGAAGCGGCCAACGTGACCTACTTCACCATGCAGGTGCGCCGCGACACGCCGGTGCAGAAGGACGTGCGCGCCATGGTGGTGGGCATCACCCCAGGCGCCGGCTGGGGCGCGCCTGGCCATCCCCCCGCGCTGGTCGCCGGGCGGCACATCACCCGCGGCCACTACGAGGCCGTGGCCGACATGGCCTCGGGCGTTGCGCTGGGCGAGCAGCTGACGATCCGGCGCAACCAGTACACCGTGGTCGGCCTGACGCGGCGCATGGTGTCTTCCAGCGGCGACCCCATGGTGTTCATCCCGCTGAAGGACGCCCAGCAGGCGCAGTTCCTCAAGGACAACGATGCCATCCACCGCCAGCGCCAGCGCACGGCGGCCAACCCGGCGTTCAATCGTCCCGGAGTGCCTGGCCTGCGCGAAGCGATCGATGCCTCGCAAACCAGCAGCAGCACCGTGAACGCGGTGCTGCTGCGCCTGGCGCCCGGCGCCGATGCGCAGGCCGTCGCCGACACGGTTCGCCGCTACGTGCGCCTGGGCGTCTACACGCGGGCGCAGATGCAAGAAATCCTGGTCAGCAAGCTCATCGCCACTTCGGCGCGCCAGATCGGCATGTTCCTGGCCATCCTCGCGCTGGTGAGCGCGGCCATCGTTGCCTTCATCATCTACTCGCTGACCATGGACAAGATCCGCGAGATCGCGGTGCTCAAGCTCATCGGCACCAAGAACCGGACCATCGCCGCGATGATTCTGCAGCAGGCCCTGGCGTTGGGCCTGATCGGTTTTGCCGTAGGGAAGGTCAGCGCTACGTTCGCCGCGCCGTTCTTTCCCAAATACGTGCTGCTGGTGCCGCAGGACTCGCTGGCCGGGTTCTTCGCCGTGCAGGCGCTGTGCGCGCTGGCCAGCGTCATTGCCATCCGCGTGGCGCTGCGCATCGACCCCGCCGAAGCCATCGGAGGGTGA